In a single window of the Lasioglossum baleicum chromosome 10, iyLasBale1, whole genome shotgun sequence genome:
- the LOC143213060 gene encoding uncharacterized protein LOC143213060 isoform X1 yields the protein MAKGKLRGSDSNNKLTASNATFKNGETYTSEFEINEIPPSARTLLTKGYIQDEINSYSGATVSTRGRFMTEQEKIRCPNERPLYLYIQGHTKHNVDLAIQKINEIIKTEHQSSLNRPSRFTNAPPPLMSLHSGITSVEKICVGIENAPEGFDLRGRIIGAGGANLLYIRAETAANVTLRGRGSQFVDPVLGAESPEPLHLYIEHPKPEALQNAKQLAINLIQTMQSELQSYIQQQPPPVQSQQVIEQSQIQQTEFQTMNIGTLGPPNVVTIQHQDIIQHPQSSVVTLPATILTATVAGAPGSGITVPPPGVHIPPHSGPLVPPPPQAQEIQTFMPPPPVGQVQLIGPPSTVSQVQYQIHPGQPLQIQGLQPGSQSSPQPVAQMYVMSQPPPQNPAQQNFITSSSAPVSGAVSYVYTQSNVQRSSTPPQGIIEAVNVNLQQPPPAAPINITQQPPPPLLHLHFPPPNFPPNQPPPPVPQTYQIQYQQVQAPVSQAQTQFVLQPGEHMVPPQLQQNHEQSQAVAQHMLPPQFEGHTPQFHLQVPPPSTQTFLLPNAQSPQHPQQHPLTPGGEVQHQQDGPDQGPQPQPVPPPQIVPPPSAAQMTNSMNVLTSIPPPTQAPPSQNAPWLYPPQQPQQMLQSQGQLQVQMPPGNMPLHNVPPPQVQAQIQYHAHHMQYQNGHMPPQVHYTVQPPPQQFDQKPESPEQKSHGVKRRFSDVEANPEAPPYQCGPLPAQRHGTGEGDRQQQVLHGPSPTAAGLPHGDRNKLLMPPPHPGEKRSMDQKSAGINSGNEQNLIGDSVNIHAGGGPPLPPPLPPQAPWQAHHVRAPWGRPPPMPRDGDHQGMCPGLPPTNMPPPQIRPRGPVEGNRSPVQNAMLEHPMNVEYNQMPQYTTKPPPYNSHPLMQSICNPPPPPPPHHQQRPQHPPQSMQHYQVPISQAYQPPTSCPPWMN from the exons ATGGCTAAAGGAAAATTAAGGGGCTCGGACTCTAACAATAAG TTAACAGCATCCAATGCTACTTTTAAAAATGGAGAGACTTATACGTCAGAGTTCGAGATTAACGAAATACCACCTAGTGCCCGTACATTACTTACAAAGGGTTACATACAAGATGAAATCAACTCCTATTCAG GTGCTACTGTGTCAACGCGTGGACGTTTTATGACAGAGCAGGAGAAAATACGTTGTCCTAACGAACGTCCTTTGTACctgtatatacagggtcatACAAAACATAATGTAGATC TGGCTATACAAAAGATCAATGAGATCATTAAAACGGAACATCAGAGTTCATTAAATAGGCCAAGTAGGTTTACCAATGCACCACCGCCACTTATGAGTTTACATTCTGGAATTACATCTGTG GAAAAGATTTGCGTTGGAATAGAGAATGCTCCAGAAGGTTTTGATTTACGAGGTAGAATTATAGGCGCAGGTGGAGCAAATTTGTTGTACATTAGAGCAGAGACTGCTGCAAATGTAACGTTAAGAGGCAGAGGATCGCAATTCGTTGATCCAGTTTTAGGAGCTGAATCGCCGGAGCCGCTTCATTTGTACATAGA GCATCCAAAACCGGAAGCGTTACAAAATGCAAAACAATTAGcgattaatttaattcaaaCAATGCAGTCTGAATTACAGTCATACATACAGCAACAACCACCACCAGTACAATCACAGCAAGTTATAGAACAGTCGCAAATACAACAAA cagAATTTCAAACCATGAACATTGGTACTTTGGGACCACCTAATGTTGTTACTATACAACATCAAG ATATAATACAACATCCCCAAAGTAGCGTGGTAACGTTGCCAGCAACAATTCTCACTGCTACAGTGGCTGGTGCGCcagggtctggtataacggttCCTCCACCCGGAGTGCACATTCCTCCTCATTCCGGTCCATTGGTGCCACCACCGCCGCAGGCTCAG GAGATACAAACGTTCATGCCACCTCCACCTGTTGGACAAGTGCAATTAATTGGACCTCCGTCGACAGTGAGTCAAGTGCAATATCAGATTCATCCTGGACAACCTTTACAAATCCAAGGGCTTCAACCTGGTTCGCAATCGTCGCCACAACCGGTGGCTCAAATGTACGTGATGAGCCAGCCACCGCCACAGAATCCAGCTCAACAAAACTTTATAACGAGTAGCAGTGCACCGGTTAGTGGTGCGGTTTCTTATGTGTACACGCAATCGAATGTGCAAAGGTCCTCTACACCTCCGCAAGGAATAATCGAAGCCGTTAACGTGAATTTACAACAACCACCTCCGGCAGCGCCAATTAATATAACTCAACAACCACCACCTCCGTTGCTGCATCTTCATTTTCCACCACCAAACTTCCCTCCGAATCAACCACCACCTCCTGTACCGCAAACTTATCAAATACAGTATCAGCAGGTTCAAGCTCCGGTATCGCAAGCACAAACCCAGTTTGTATTGCAACCAGGCGAACATATGGTTCCACCGCAATTGCAACAAAATCACGAACAATCTCAGGCAGTGGCTCAACATATGTTACCTCCGCAGTTCGAAGGTCATACTCCTCAGTTTCATCTACAAGTACCTCCACCATCCACGCAGACTTTTCTGCTCCCGAATGCTCAGTCTCCGCAACACCCGCAACAACATCCTCTCACTCCTGGAGGCGAGGTTCAACATCAACAAGATGGACCAGACCAAGGGCCACAGCCACAGCCCGTCCCACCACCACAAATTGTACCGCCACCATCAGCTGCTCAAATGACGAATTCGATGAATGTTCTTACTAGTATTCCTCCACCGACGCAAGCACCACCTTCGCAAAATGCTCCGTGGCTGTATCCGCCGCAACAACCGCAACAGATGCTACAATCTCAGGGTCAACTGCAG GTTCAGATGCCACCTGGAAATATGCCTCTACATAACGTACCTCCCCCGCAAGTTCAGGCACAGATACAATACCATGCTCATCATATGCAGTATCAGAATGGTCATATGCCACCGCAAGTACACTACACTGTACAGCCACCCCCTCAGCAGTTCGATCAGAAACCTGAATCACCGGAACAAAAATCTCATGGTGTAAAAAGAAGGTTTTCAGACGTTGAAGCAAATCCG GAAGCGCCACCATATCAGTGTGGTCCTCTACCTGCTCAGCGTCATGGAACAGG AGAAGGTGATCGGCAGCAACAAGTCTTACATGGTCCGTCACCAACAGCTGCGGGTCTACCTCATGGAGATCGAAACAAGCTGCTAATGCCACCTCCACATCCAG GTGAAAAACGGAGCATGGACCAAAAATCTGCAGGCATAAATTCAG GAAATGAGCAGAATCTGATAGGAGATTCTGTAAATATTCATGCTGGAGGTGGTCCGCCTCTTCCTCCTCCACTTCCACCACAAGCACCATGGCAAGCGCATCATGTCAGAGCTCCATGGGGTAGACCACCACCAATGCCGAGAGATGGAGACCATCAAGGAATGTGTCCCGGTTTACCCCCTACAAACATGCCACCACCTCAGATTAGACCCAGAG
- the LOC143213060 gene encoding uncharacterized protein LOC143213060 isoform X2, which yields MAKGKLRGSDSNNKLTASNATFKNGETYTSEFEINEIPPSARTLLTKGYIQDEINSYSGATVSTRGRFMTEQEKIRCPNERPLYLYIQGHTKHNVDLAIQKINEIIKTEHQSSLNRPSRFTNAPPPLMSLHSGITSVEKICVGIENAPEGFDLRGRIIGAGGANLLYIRAETAANVTLRGRGSQFVDPVLGAESPEPLHLYIEHPKPEALQNAKQLAINLIQTMQSELQSYIQQQPPPVQSQQVIEQSQIQQKFQTMNIGTLGPPNVVTIQHQDIIQHPQSSVVTLPATILTATVAGAPGSGITVPPPGVHIPPHSGPLVPPPPQAQEIQTFMPPPPVGQVQLIGPPSTVSQVQYQIHPGQPLQIQGLQPGSQSSPQPVAQMYVMSQPPPQNPAQQNFITSSSAPVSGAVSYVYTQSNVQRSSTPPQGIIEAVNVNLQQPPPAAPINITQQPPPPLLHLHFPPPNFPPNQPPPPVPQTYQIQYQQVQAPVSQAQTQFVLQPGEHMVPPQLQQNHEQSQAVAQHMLPPQFEGHTPQFHLQVPPPSTQTFLLPNAQSPQHPQQHPLTPGGEVQHQQDGPDQGPQPQPVPPPQIVPPPSAAQMTNSMNVLTSIPPPTQAPPSQNAPWLYPPQQPQQMLQSQGQLQVQMPPGNMPLHNVPPPQVQAQIQYHAHHMQYQNGHMPPQVHYTVQPPPQQFDQKPESPEQKSHGVKRRFSDVEANPEAPPYQCGPLPAQRHGTGEGDRQQQVLHGPSPTAAGLPHGDRNKLLMPPPHPGEKRSMDQKSAGINSGNEQNLIGDSVNIHAGGGPPLPPPLPPQAPWQAHHVRAPWGRPPPMPRDGDHQGMCPGLPPTNMPPPQIRPRGPVEGNRSPVQNAMLEHPMNVEYNQMPQYTTKPPPYNSHPLMQSICNPPPPPPPHHQQRPQHPPQSMQHYQVPISQAYQPPTSCPPWMN from the exons ATGGCTAAAGGAAAATTAAGGGGCTCGGACTCTAACAATAAG TTAACAGCATCCAATGCTACTTTTAAAAATGGAGAGACTTATACGTCAGAGTTCGAGATTAACGAAATACCACCTAGTGCCCGTACATTACTTACAAAGGGTTACATACAAGATGAAATCAACTCCTATTCAG GTGCTACTGTGTCAACGCGTGGACGTTTTATGACAGAGCAGGAGAAAATACGTTGTCCTAACGAACGTCCTTTGTACctgtatatacagggtcatACAAAACATAATGTAGATC TGGCTATACAAAAGATCAATGAGATCATTAAAACGGAACATCAGAGTTCATTAAATAGGCCAAGTAGGTTTACCAATGCACCACCGCCACTTATGAGTTTACATTCTGGAATTACATCTGTG GAAAAGATTTGCGTTGGAATAGAGAATGCTCCAGAAGGTTTTGATTTACGAGGTAGAATTATAGGCGCAGGTGGAGCAAATTTGTTGTACATTAGAGCAGAGACTGCTGCAAATGTAACGTTAAGAGGCAGAGGATCGCAATTCGTTGATCCAGTTTTAGGAGCTGAATCGCCGGAGCCGCTTCATTTGTACATAGA GCATCCAAAACCGGAAGCGTTACAAAATGCAAAACAATTAGcgattaatttaattcaaaCAATGCAGTCTGAATTACAGTCATACATACAGCAACAACCACCACCAGTACAATCACAGCAAGTTATAGAACAGTCGCAAATACAACAAA AATTTCAAACCATGAACATTGGTACTTTGGGACCACCTAATGTTGTTACTATACAACATCAAG ATATAATACAACATCCCCAAAGTAGCGTGGTAACGTTGCCAGCAACAATTCTCACTGCTACAGTGGCTGGTGCGCcagggtctggtataacggttCCTCCACCCGGAGTGCACATTCCTCCTCATTCCGGTCCATTGGTGCCACCACCGCCGCAGGCTCAG GAGATACAAACGTTCATGCCACCTCCACCTGTTGGACAAGTGCAATTAATTGGACCTCCGTCGACAGTGAGTCAAGTGCAATATCAGATTCATCCTGGACAACCTTTACAAATCCAAGGGCTTCAACCTGGTTCGCAATCGTCGCCACAACCGGTGGCTCAAATGTACGTGATGAGCCAGCCACCGCCACAGAATCCAGCTCAACAAAACTTTATAACGAGTAGCAGTGCACCGGTTAGTGGTGCGGTTTCTTATGTGTACACGCAATCGAATGTGCAAAGGTCCTCTACACCTCCGCAAGGAATAATCGAAGCCGTTAACGTGAATTTACAACAACCACCTCCGGCAGCGCCAATTAATATAACTCAACAACCACCACCTCCGTTGCTGCATCTTCATTTTCCACCACCAAACTTCCCTCCGAATCAACCACCACCTCCTGTACCGCAAACTTATCAAATACAGTATCAGCAGGTTCAAGCTCCGGTATCGCAAGCACAAACCCAGTTTGTATTGCAACCAGGCGAACATATGGTTCCACCGCAATTGCAACAAAATCACGAACAATCTCAGGCAGTGGCTCAACATATGTTACCTCCGCAGTTCGAAGGTCATACTCCTCAGTTTCATCTACAAGTACCTCCACCATCCACGCAGACTTTTCTGCTCCCGAATGCTCAGTCTCCGCAACACCCGCAACAACATCCTCTCACTCCTGGAGGCGAGGTTCAACATCAACAAGATGGACCAGACCAAGGGCCACAGCCACAGCCCGTCCCACCACCACAAATTGTACCGCCACCATCAGCTGCTCAAATGACGAATTCGATGAATGTTCTTACTAGTATTCCTCCACCGACGCAAGCACCACCTTCGCAAAATGCTCCGTGGCTGTATCCGCCGCAACAACCGCAACAGATGCTACAATCTCAGGGTCAACTGCAG GTTCAGATGCCACCTGGAAATATGCCTCTACATAACGTACCTCCCCCGCAAGTTCAGGCACAGATACAATACCATGCTCATCATATGCAGTATCAGAATGGTCATATGCCACCGCAAGTACACTACACTGTACAGCCACCCCCTCAGCAGTTCGATCAGAAACCTGAATCACCGGAACAAAAATCTCATGGTGTAAAAAGAAGGTTTTCAGACGTTGAAGCAAATCCG GAAGCGCCACCATATCAGTGTGGTCCTCTACCTGCTCAGCGTCATGGAACAGG AGAAGGTGATCGGCAGCAACAAGTCTTACATGGTCCGTCACCAACAGCTGCGGGTCTACCTCATGGAGATCGAAACAAGCTGCTAATGCCACCTCCACATCCAG GTGAAAAACGGAGCATGGACCAAAAATCTGCAGGCATAAATTCAG GAAATGAGCAGAATCTGATAGGAGATTCTGTAAATATTCATGCTGGAGGTGGTCCGCCTCTTCCTCCTCCACTTCCACCACAAGCACCATGGCAAGCGCATCATGTCAGAGCTCCATGGGGTAGACCACCACCAATGCCGAGAGATGGAGACCATCAAGGAATGTGTCCCGGTTTACCCCCTACAAACATGCCACCACCTCAGATTAGACCCAGAG
- the LOC143213060 gene encoding uncharacterized protein LOC143213060 isoform X3, with the protein MAKGKLRGSDSNNKLTASNATFKNGETYTSEFEINEIPPSARTLLTKGYIQDEINSYSGATVSTRGRFMTEQEKIRCPNERPLYLYIQGHTKHNVDLAIQKINEIIKTEHQSSLNRPSRFTNAPPPLMSLHSGITSVEKICVGIENAPEGFDLRGRIIGAGGANLLYIRAETAANVTLRGRGSQFVDPVLGAESPEPLHLYIEHPKPEALQNAKQLAINLIQTMQSELQSYIQQQPPPVQSQQVIEQSQIQQNIIQHPQSSVVTLPATILTATVAGAPGSGITVPPPGVHIPPHSGPLVPPPPQAQEIQTFMPPPPVGQVQLIGPPSTVSQVQYQIHPGQPLQIQGLQPGSQSSPQPVAQMYVMSQPPPQNPAQQNFITSSSAPVSGAVSYVYTQSNVQRSSTPPQGIIEAVNVNLQQPPPAAPINITQQPPPPLLHLHFPPPNFPPNQPPPPVPQTYQIQYQQVQAPVSQAQTQFVLQPGEHMVPPQLQQNHEQSQAVAQHMLPPQFEGHTPQFHLQVPPPSTQTFLLPNAQSPQHPQQHPLTPGGEVQHQQDGPDQGPQPQPVPPPQIVPPPSAAQMTNSMNVLTSIPPPTQAPPSQNAPWLYPPQQPQQMLQSQGQLQVQMPPGNMPLHNVPPPQVQAQIQYHAHHMQYQNGHMPPQVHYTVQPPPQQFDQKPESPEQKSHGVKRRFSDVEANPEAPPYQCGPLPAQRHGTGEGDRQQQVLHGPSPTAAGLPHGDRNKLLMPPPHPGEKRSMDQKSAGINSGNEQNLIGDSVNIHAGGGPPLPPPLPPQAPWQAHHVRAPWGRPPPMPRDGDHQGMCPGLPPTNMPPPQIRPRGPVEGNRSPVQNAMLEHPMNVEYNQMPQYTTKPPPYNSHPLMQSICNPPPPPPPHHQQRPQHPPQSMQHYQVPISQAYQPPTSCPPWMN; encoded by the exons ATGGCTAAAGGAAAATTAAGGGGCTCGGACTCTAACAATAAG TTAACAGCATCCAATGCTACTTTTAAAAATGGAGAGACTTATACGTCAGAGTTCGAGATTAACGAAATACCACCTAGTGCCCGTACATTACTTACAAAGGGTTACATACAAGATGAAATCAACTCCTATTCAG GTGCTACTGTGTCAACGCGTGGACGTTTTATGACAGAGCAGGAGAAAATACGTTGTCCTAACGAACGTCCTTTGTACctgtatatacagggtcatACAAAACATAATGTAGATC TGGCTATACAAAAGATCAATGAGATCATTAAAACGGAACATCAGAGTTCATTAAATAGGCCAAGTAGGTTTACCAATGCACCACCGCCACTTATGAGTTTACATTCTGGAATTACATCTGTG GAAAAGATTTGCGTTGGAATAGAGAATGCTCCAGAAGGTTTTGATTTACGAGGTAGAATTATAGGCGCAGGTGGAGCAAATTTGTTGTACATTAGAGCAGAGACTGCTGCAAATGTAACGTTAAGAGGCAGAGGATCGCAATTCGTTGATCCAGTTTTAGGAGCTGAATCGCCGGAGCCGCTTCATTTGTACATAGA GCATCCAAAACCGGAAGCGTTACAAAATGCAAAACAATTAGcgattaatttaattcaaaCAATGCAGTCTGAATTACAGTCATACATACAGCAACAACCACCACCAGTACAATCACAGCAAGTTATAGAACAGTCGCAAATACAACAAA ATATAATACAACATCCCCAAAGTAGCGTGGTAACGTTGCCAGCAACAATTCTCACTGCTACAGTGGCTGGTGCGCcagggtctggtataacggttCCTCCACCCGGAGTGCACATTCCTCCTCATTCCGGTCCATTGGTGCCACCACCGCCGCAGGCTCAG GAGATACAAACGTTCATGCCACCTCCACCTGTTGGACAAGTGCAATTAATTGGACCTCCGTCGACAGTGAGTCAAGTGCAATATCAGATTCATCCTGGACAACCTTTACAAATCCAAGGGCTTCAACCTGGTTCGCAATCGTCGCCACAACCGGTGGCTCAAATGTACGTGATGAGCCAGCCACCGCCACAGAATCCAGCTCAACAAAACTTTATAACGAGTAGCAGTGCACCGGTTAGTGGTGCGGTTTCTTATGTGTACACGCAATCGAATGTGCAAAGGTCCTCTACACCTCCGCAAGGAATAATCGAAGCCGTTAACGTGAATTTACAACAACCACCTCCGGCAGCGCCAATTAATATAACTCAACAACCACCACCTCCGTTGCTGCATCTTCATTTTCCACCACCAAACTTCCCTCCGAATCAACCACCACCTCCTGTACCGCAAACTTATCAAATACAGTATCAGCAGGTTCAAGCTCCGGTATCGCAAGCACAAACCCAGTTTGTATTGCAACCAGGCGAACATATGGTTCCACCGCAATTGCAACAAAATCACGAACAATCTCAGGCAGTGGCTCAACATATGTTACCTCCGCAGTTCGAAGGTCATACTCCTCAGTTTCATCTACAAGTACCTCCACCATCCACGCAGACTTTTCTGCTCCCGAATGCTCAGTCTCCGCAACACCCGCAACAACATCCTCTCACTCCTGGAGGCGAGGTTCAACATCAACAAGATGGACCAGACCAAGGGCCACAGCCACAGCCCGTCCCACCACCACAAATTGTACCGCCACCATCAGCTGCTCAAATGACGAATTCGATGAATGTTCTTACTAGTATTCCTCCACCGACGCAAGCACCACCTTCGCAAAATGCTCCGTGGCTGTATCCGCCGCAACAACCGCAACAGATGCTACAATCTCAGGGTCAACTGCAG GTTCAGATGCCACCTGGAAATATGCCTCTACATAACGTACCTCCCCCGCAAGTTCAGGCACAGATACAATACCATGCTCATCATATGCAGTATCAGAATGGTCATATGCCACCGCAAGTACACTACACTGTACAGCCACCCCCTCAGCAGTTCGATCAGAAACCTGAATCACCGGAACAAAAATCTCATGGTGTAAAAAGAAGGTTTTCAGACGTTGAAGCAAATCCG GAAGCGCCACCATATCAGTGTGGTCCTCTACCTGCTCAGCGTCATGGAACAGG AGAAGGTGATCGGCAGCAACAAGTCTTACATGGTCCGTCACCAACAGCTGCGGGTCTACCTCATGGAGATCGAAACAAGCTGCTAATGCCACCTCCACATCCAG GTGAAAAACGGAGCATGGACCAAAAATCTGCAGGCATAAATTCAG GAAATGAGCAGAATCTGATAGGAGATTCTGTAAATATTCATGCTGGAGGTGGTCCGCCTCTTCCTCCTCCACTTCCACCACAAGCACCATGGCAAGCGCATCATGTCAGAGCTCCATGGGGTAGACCACCACCAATGCCGAGAGATGGAGACCATCAAGGAATGTGTCCCGGTTTACCCCCTACAAACATGCCACCACCTCAGATTAGACCCAGAG